TGTCTTCCCACTGACAAAAGCGACACAAATGCCAACATAAAAGGAGATAATCCGCCCCAAAGAGGTCAGACTTTACATTAATTATACTGATGGCGAAGCACTGATCATCAGATAATCCTACATCTGCTGCGATGAAGGGTGGAGAAGAACAGTCCACCTGTATTGGATTTTTAGAGTCTATTCCTGCTTGAAAAGTCAAAGGCCAAATGTTTTCTGGATGTCGTGCAGAGGTGAATGTTAGTAGGTCATTCATGAAAAGACGACACACCTGGATTCCCCTCTATTGGCGTGCAAACACAAATTCATTTTCAGGGAttagtttttaaacatttttagagGTAATCCTCTGATCTGGCACCGCTGGATTTCCACAGGACGTGCACTATAATGCGCACACTTCTTCCCTAGATTGGTAAAAAGGTTCCACCAGATGCCAcggggagaggaaaaaaagggcaTTGTCATCGACAGCGTTTGTGTCTCGTCACGTGGTTCCTCTCCTGGCTTCAAATAGCCGATCTAACTCACCCGGCAGCCAGATTTTCCACTGACACAGGCGGGGATCAGTGAGCCAAGTGCTATGAAGAAGTGGGCGGTCAGATAACATGAAATTTATTGAGCTGCATCTACCCATCGAAGCAGGCAAACACAATATGCACACGGACAGCGAGGAGCTCAGTGACTCTGTAAGTTTTCAGCAGACCTGTTGATTctatttgcttgtgtgtgtgtgtgtgtgtgtgtgtgtgtgtgtgtgtgtgtgtgtgtgtgtgtgtgtgtgtgtgtgtgtgtgtgtgtgtgtgtgtgtgtgtgtgtgtgtgtgtgtgtgtggcaatcACTGATTTCTTAATGTTTGCTTAAATAGGATTAagttttcctgtgtgtgtgtgtgtgtgtgtgtgtgtgtgtgtgtgtgtgtgtgtctgacgtGATTCAGCAGCTAATGCACCGCTGAGTGTTTGCAGTTGTTGAGACTTCTTTTTGTAtcgttttgtgtttttaaaatggcaaaaacTTTGTGCTGGAAAACTTCAGCGGAGCACGAGGAGAGAGCGGGCTTTATGGATTATATTCAGTGAGTTTGGACAGAAGGATTTATTTGGGAGTTTGTCAatgaagcagagaaaaagatgCTTTTAAAGCTCTTGGACCggcaggttgtgtgtgtgggaagctTTGTTTCAGAGAGCGCTTCTTTCTGAGCAGCTCGTTTATCACAGTGGATTATAAacctgcacctcctcctccggctccatctctctcctccccctcttttgCCCTTGCTCCATAAGCCTCTTGACCTCTGTTTTGCGTGAACACAGTATAAATTAACTCTTTTCCTCCCCCCCGCAGCGGTGCGTTCGGATACTGTTCCAGGACGGGGAGCGGAGCGCCGTGCGGACGTTGCAGTGGAGCGCCGGGGAAACCAGCCAGGCTTTGGCCCAGCTGTGCGCCTCCACCTTCGGCGTGTCCGACCCGCAGCTTTACACCCTGTACTGGCGCAGCGGCGGCGAGATGAGGCCCCTGCCCCCCCAGGCGCAGCCCCAGGACCTGGCAAGCCACAGCGAGGGGGGGCCGTCGCTCTCCTACCTGAGGACCGATCACGACTTCAGCAAGATGCGGCGGCTCACCAGAGGTGGCGCCGTGGACCTGAGCGAGTCGGTGTGTGAGGAGTGAGTgggaggggaaggagagaggaggagggggaggatggAGACGGATGGTTGCTCTcgctttttctctctctttctccctctcgttctgtctcttttctctccgGGCGGTGTGCGGTGTCTCGTCATGGGTCAGGACTCGTTGTGAATAACTTCAGCCGTCAGACTCGGAGCAGAACCTTTAACGGTAAACTCTTTCCTCCAGAGCAGAGCGGCGCAGCGGCGCTGGCGTTAGGACAGTCGTACCACTCAGTGTGGCTGCTGGTGTAAAGGAGTGTGTACTACTATTTTTGTGACtggaaaatgtgtaataaatggATGTTATTTTGAAACATGAACCCAGGGTTATACCGTGAAGGGATTACATCATTAGAAAACGTGACGAGGCTCAAATCCAAAGACAAATTCTGTGAGACTACTGTTGCCTGGAAACAAAATCACTTCCTGTACGCACACGAGAAGGCAAATTATCCACCGTGGTGATGTAACCCTCTCACTGTATAGTTCTAGGTGAAACCTAAACGAGACACTTGGATGTTCTATTACTTTTGTGTGTAAAAGTCTGCAGATCCTCGGATGGAGTGTTAAAGGGTTTGGAGAAGCTGTCTGTGCCCCCTGGAATACAgtttgacaacaaaaaaaaaggtgacacCTGTTACAGCCAAGACCAAACCTCAAAACCAAAgtgacagaacacacacacacacacagataggaCATTTTGTCATCAAAAAGGTGTTGAAGGAAATCACGTTTAGAAGCTCTAAGGAAGCTTTAAATCAGTGGTTATTTTTAGAGTCACCCACAGAGACGATATTATTTTAGGTTTTTGAGAAAAGCGCACACTCTCCTTGCTATTAAGTGTTTTTGGCTGCTGGAGTAATGGGCGAGTAGGAGGGAAGCTCTGTTTTCAAACCatgtgagagaaaaaacaacccgCGACATATTTACTGAATGACTTGCGAATGTATCAAAATCTTGTTTCCTTGTCGGACTTTAATCCTTAATCACAACTGCGTTACTGCTTCTTCAGTTTTCTCTCTTTGCCCGTACTGTAAGATAACACACCACGTTACAACAATAAGCCGGCACCTGAGGGTGACCGGTcgaatgtaaatgtaaatgtcaccAGCTCCTGGCGACTCCTGCTGCAAGTCATCACCATCCACCGACTGTTCATCCCTGATTATCATACGATGTATTTTAAAACTTTTGAATTGTTCAATTTGTTGGGTAGATATCAAACCTAAGTATGGATTTGCGACACATCTGGAGTTCATCTGGAGAACTGTGTACGATGTGTTTTTCTGGAACATTGTtgcatgcttctttttttcatttaacgTGAAGGTTCTGCGGATGTGGCGTGCGTGCGCGTGAAGCATGTGTTCATTGTGAGAGCTCACTATTTGTTTTCTCAGTGTGAAAACACATTACTGTATTTTGTCAGGTATCTCAGTATCGCAATAAAAAATTGCAATATCTGTTCAGTGTTGTTACAACcagttttgttttatcaaaGTCTACCATCGGAGGGCAGCAAATACCAACACACTTTACTCAGGCTTATAAAATACCATGTCAAATATGCTAATATCCTAACAGAGTTTTGCTCTGTTTAAGCTTTGTGCAAATCAAAGAAAGCCCTGTTCACGAGACttaaacattgtgtttgatttgttgttaAAAGGAATCAAATCTATCAAATAATACTGCccaaatgcaacaaaaaatgatatatatttatataatacagTTGAATAGTAGGCTACTCAATGTGTCCAGCCTCTGTTGATTTCCAGCATATATAACCATAACTTTACAAAATAGTTTTTGATTTTGGCAAGACATTTATGGACAATATGTTGTTTGGACAGTACAATGATTTAATAGTCAcagtattaaaaacaacaacatgaccagtatatgaataaaaaaatctagTATTCTGAAACTTGACCTCAGGGATTAATGCTTGAACTAAGTGTAACCAAATTTGCAGTGAATCAGATGACTGCTTTAAAATGCCAGAAATCTACAGTAGCAGAGAGAAGCTTTATAAATGACGATCAAATATCAAAGCTGTTGTCAATATGTTTCCAGTGTGGGCTTCTATATGATTCAGTGAAACAGTGTTCCAGCCCCAGCAGGACTAATGGAGTGCCTTTTCAGCCTCTCACCCTACATGCCGGGGATAAGAGGTGAGAAGTTGATATAGAAATTGAAATATCTGCGTGACGTCTTTCCTTttcacgttttatttttatctgactCCCCCTCCCAGTTTCTGCAGCACTCCCAGGCCCTTCTCCTCGTACTCCGCCCTGCTCAGCCAGAAGGACTCCTTGTCCTTCATGATGTTGGCCAACACCGCGCCGCCCAGGAACACCATGTGCTTACGCCGGGGGGGGTCCTCGATGCGGATCTTGAACTTCTACACAGGTAGAGAAGGAACAAGTATTGAATCATACAACACTTTTGGAATGACAATTGATTTTGTTGTCATTaacacaattaaattaaatagtgTTTCATTTGATTGACTTAGTATTCCTGCCTTTCAACACAACAGTAGCAAACAATCTCAGATGAAGCTCCATTGTTCTGTtcaatgtaattatttttatggGTTATTATACAAATGCTATGTaactatttttaattaatagaaaatgtattacatCGAGGCTTATGCTACAGATTAAATGATGGATAATGACATTCATGCAAAGGTATTAAAGAGGATCAGCAGTTGTATAACACCTTATCTAACATCATGGTgcttctgtgtttaaaaaaactgatGATTAAGCAGAAATATTGTGATTGGACATTAACACTCTTACTGATAGCTTCTGCGTGTCTCCGTCCAGCACCCTCTCCAGGTACAGCTGCTTGATCTCCCTCTCTAGTCGGGATGGGAGTCCGGGGTACATGGTGGTTCCTCCAGAGAGAACAATGTGCTTATAGAAGTCTGACCtgcacagaaaaaacaaccaggatgtaaaaaaaatgacttgttgttgtttgtctaCATGCCCTGTTGATGTTGTGTAGGTGCATTAGTGAGGAGAGTCAGACCTGAGGTCGATGTCTGCAGCCTGGATGGTGTTGAACAGCAGCTCGGCCACCCCCGCTCCCTCCACGTTGATGAGGTGAGGCTGGAAGAGAGCTTCAGGGGCCCCGAACCTCTCTCCACCCACCTTCACCTGCCGGCCGTCTGGAAGCTGCACCACAGAAAGGAAACCATTTCAATATCAGCAGTGTTTCTTTTTAGTCATACAGCAAGATGGAAGACCTGTTCAAATTCTAAAAACTGATTTGATCTTTGGGGAACTTTATTTTACCACTCATGTTGGACTCAAACTTAAATAAGGGTAAAGTTATTGGCAGAAATTGAAtacaatatgtttaaatatattaaggATAAATAGTTAGGAATCTTGTTTATGTTAGCCTACAATAAGGCTGCAATCTGAAACCTCACCACTAGATGTCCCTACATACACACAGTAGTCTTTAAAAGgcattgtttttctatttggGGAAATTCAATTAAGATGAAACAACTTATACCACTCTCATGTTTGTATGCTTACTAAATATTTAAGTTACTATCtcaaagatttattttgtgaGATTATAACTTTAAACTAGAGCTAAATATTTCCTTTGGTTTCGAGCTGTTTTATCatgttttcatgtatttatgctaagcttgGCTAACAGGCTGCTAGGTTTATCTTCATATTCACCACACAGAGTGGCATGGATCCTCTTATGTAACTCTCAAGAAAGTGAATACAGACATTTTTTAGTATAACTACAACTGCCATCCAGTGGATTTGTTCTTCAACGTACTGTGAACGACTCCACCAGGAAGGTGGTCTCTTCTGCCAGGCGCTGCTCCTGCTCGATGTTGTATCCCACGTAGCACAGCTTCTCCTTCAGCATGCGCACAGTCTCAAAGTCAGCGGTGTGGTTGAAAGCGTACCCGCGAAGAAGCAGGAGCTAATGGCGGGAAAAGGTGAATTCATCATGTCATGATTTTTTACTAGTTTTCACAGTTTGGCCTTTTACTAATCTCTTTATGTAC
This Eleginops maclovinus isolate JMC-PN-2008 ecotype Puerto Natales chromosome 11, JC_Emac_rtc_rv5, whole genome shotgun sequence DNA region includes the following protein-coding sequences:
- the zgc:101810 gene encoding actin-related protein 2 — encoded protein: MDSQGRKVVVCDNGTGFVKCGFAGSNFPEHIFPAMVGRPIIRSNTKVGNIEIKDLMVGDEASECRSMLEVTYPMENGMVRSWEDMLHLWDYTFGSTRLDVNPSECKILLTEPPMNPTKNREKIAEVMFETYKFHGIYVAIQAVLTLYAQGLLTGVVLDSGDGVTHICPVYEGFSLPHLTRRLDIAGRDITRYLIKLLLLRGYAFNHTADFETVRMLKEKLCYVGYNIEQEQRLAEETTFLVESFTLPDGRQVKVGGERFGAPEALFQPHLINVEGAGVAELLFNTIQAADIDLRSDFYKHIVLSGGTTMYPGLPSRLEREIKQLYLERVLDGDTQKLSKFKIRIEDPPRRKHMVFLGGAVLANIMKDKESFWLSRAEYEEKGLGVLQKLGGGVR